GTGGAAAGGGAACTAAATATATCTAGTCAGCAAATATCCATCTCCGGGTTCAGATGATGATCTTTTACGACATCTAAACACAGGTCACCTAGGGCCTTAGCACTGTGGACAATATCTTCTGGAGTGACAACTCGCCGCTGAAGTTTAAAAGAATGGGTGAATGTCTAAAATGGACGGCCGTTGTTTTCAACAATCTTCACATGTATTAGTTCTGGTTTCACAAACCATGCACAaattttgcaaacattttttattttgagggtGCTGGATGGTGCTCAAGGTCAGTTTGAGGAAACTGAAATAAGTACTTTACAGTGCCTTGAAAAAGCTTTCACACTTCCAATTCTCTTATTTTATATCAATATTTCCTTTTGatgtttcatttgaaaacaatgcaGATTTGTGGTGAACATTTATAATGAAACCTCCTAAGAAGTTTgtgaatgtatttataaatcattGCATTGTATAACAAAATCTCAGTGTGGGTTTATTTCACAAAACATAGCTTGAACCCCCCTTGGTTCTTGATGTGTTCATTGTGAGTGGGCAGACATTGCAAAATATGTACATACACAGTCCTGATAGGCTGAAAGGATTGTCTAAAGCCCACCCCTTATTGCAATGACCAGTCATGTCATCAGTCGTGACATTTGTGATGTGTACCAGAAGTTCCATCCCACGTGAAAAGGCCCTTTTATTAAAAGCTACACATTCAAGGcattatcatcattatcatcattatcatccgTTTTATTGGAGTTGTTTTCTCACTAATTGGTCTGTTAGTTTAGTCTGAATCAAAGCCAAGTTGATGCTTCTGTTTGCATTCATATAAGATAGGATTTCACACTGCCCAAATTCTAGATTACCTAATTTTGTAGACGAAAACCATGCGTTCGGAAATATCTTTCACTCGCTGGGCAGATATTACAGGCAAAAATAGAAACTCAATGCCCTTGACAACACCAAATCTCAAGTATACATAACAAGTCcccaaataatttaattaagtGGTTCTTCAGCAGCATTTGACAGTAGGCCACCAAGTACCAATTTACCTAATCAAGGTCATCATACAGTGTTTGAATCAAATGCACTAAAAAAACAAGCTAGTTGTGAAAGCAACTTTATACATCATAATGAAATATCCTTAGAAAAAATATAGAATCATGTTTTTTACTGCAATGCTTATTTATAAAGTCtgcaataacaaaatgttaagCTGATGAGGGGGACAGTGTTGTTCAGCAGCAGTTCTTATTCGACCACCTCCATGCAATTCACTGTAGACAGAATACATAGTGGTCTGTTCCAGTCTACAGAGGCCTTATAGCAGGGCCGGCCAACCCTGGTCCTGGAGAGCCACTGTCCTGTagattttctctccaactcttattcagcacacctgattctaattagtagttggatgaaaagcagactcaggttagtcacaaatgaggctgaaggaaaaacctacaggactgtggctctccagaAACAGGACTGGCCAGCCCTGCCTTATAGGATGTTAAAGGTGTGGGGTTAGTCCCTTCACGTCTGTCTGACATCCATCTCCACCCTTGTTGTTTTCACCTCCACCTGCTTTGCTTCTACCTCCAACCATCTCCTTTGTATCtccaacattgtgtgttctctgaTGACTCCTAAGGGTTTTTGATTGGGCAAATCTCTTACCACATGTGTCACACGTATAAGGCTTGTCTCTTGTGTGATTTCTCCTCTTATGTGTTGCCAGAGAGCTTGACTGAGCAAACTTAATACCACAAACATCACAGCtgaaaggtttctctccagtgtgaaaGCGTCTATGGATAGTCAAGTACGTTGACCGAGGAAAGCTCTTTCCACACTGCTCACAGCTGaagggtttctctcctgtgtgtatgCGCCTGTGTACTTTCAAATCGCCTCGATGAGCATATCTCTTCCCACATTGATCACAActgtaaggtttctctcctgtgtgcctGCGCATGTGTACATTCAGGTTGCTTTGTCGAGTAAAACTAATTCCACAGATATGGCAGACAaaaggtttctcacctgtgtgtgcgcgcatgtgttcATTCAGGGCTGTGATAGTTCTGCAGCTCTTTCCACATCTATCACAGCTgtatggtttctctccagtgtgaatACGCTTGTGAATAGTCAGGGATCCCAAACGAGCATACCTTTCCCCACACATGCCACACttgtaaggtttctctcctgtgtgaataCGCTTGTGTTTAGTTAGAGCTCCTGAAGAAGCAAAGCTCTTCCCACACAGATCACAGCTgtatggtttctctccagtgtgaatACGCCGGTGATAAGTCAGGGCACCAGAAGAGGCAAAGATCTTTCCACAGAGATCACACTTGTAAGGGTTATCTACAGTGTGTGTTCGTTTGTGCTCTTTCAACTTTGCTGGTGTATAAAAGCTCTTCCCACAGTCTGGGCAGTGGTATGGCATCTCTCCAGTGTGTGTCAATTTGTGGGCAGCCAAGACTCTAGGCCAAAGAAAGCCCTTTCCACAGGTATCACATACATGTGGCTTCTCTCCACTATGTATACGCTTGTGTTCAGTCAGGTAATAAGCTCGAGcaaaactcttcccacattgGTCACAGCTATgtggtttctctccagtgtgcgtACGCCTGTGGTAATTCAGGCAAGCTGAATTAGCAAATATCTTTGCACAGAGATCACACCTGTAAGGATTCTCCCCTCTGTGGGTTCTCTGGTGGACTTTTAACTGTGCTGGTGTAAGGAAGCTCTTGCTACAGTCTGAGCAGATGTGTCTGTGAAGTATATCTCCATTGTGTGTTAGCTTGTGTTCGGCCAAGCAGTTGGGCCGATTAAAGCCCTTCCCACATATATCACAGTTATggggtttctctcctgtgtgcgtTAGCTTGTGCTCAGTCAGGTAATCGGCTCGAgcaaaactcttcccacacttATCACACACATGAGGTTTCTCTCTTGTGTGTGTTCGTTGGTGTCTTTTTAGGTTTCCTGACTGAGTGAAACTCTTCTCACATAAATCACAGGTATAAAGTCGATGGAACACTTTTGATTCTGGACCCTTGTCAGATGATACGCCCCCATCACTGAGCGAGTGACTGTTAGGGCTGTCCCCTGGGAACAAAAATCAAAAATTAGGCTCTGTTTATGGTCTGTTACTCAGTACGACACTTTCCTGCTTGCGGGCCCAAACTGAATATAATTTTAATCAAGCCTTTCAAGGCCAAACAGGTGTTGAGTCAGCCTCAAACCGTAACCACACTGACTCTCTGCTCTTTATGAGTAGGTCTGTGGATTCAACCAACCAAAAGGGACATGTTTGGCCTTAAAAGGCATGATTGAAGTATATATTCAGGTTATGCATGTTTTCAGGTTGGTTTCCTCAAGGAAAGTTCCTTGAATGTATTTCACAACACACTGTGGCAGAAGTATCTCCAGTATCTAGCACACATGAGCTTCTATACAACACTGAATAGTTACAATTCACAAACATAGGTCAATTAATGAATACTAATTAAcagttagaaatgcagactcatgTATTCTACACCCACCATTGTTTTTACTAGCTTTGTCATCATCAGATTGGCTGGGACTCATTGGAGCCACAGAAGATTCTTCCCGTATTTTCCTGATGTCCTCTTTCAGTTGGAGTAACCAAGCCACTCCCTGCTCCTCCGATTCATCAGAATCAGCATTTTCCCACATTTCCTCCATGAGTTTACGACGCAATGAGCGATGGTTCTGCCCTTTAAATTCTGAGGCATCCATTCCACAGCGTTCACACAGATATCTTAGATTGTCCTCAGTTAGAGGGTGTAAACTCTCCTCTATTTCCTCCATCAACGTCTCCGTCTCTCCAGTCATGTTGGCCTGTGGTAACAATGACAGTGCAGTCATTGGCAGGACAGCATGAAGTCCAGACACTTCAGATTACCTGTAATAGAAAAAGGATGCCTTACAACACAACACTGACTGTGTAATTCACATACATTTCTACTTAGAAACAAACCACTCCACATATAACAACTTTATCTATTAACTGATGATTTTGGCTTTAATGAAGACGCAAAACCTAGAAAATTTTATTTACAGCTTTTGATTCACAACTCAAAGGCCAAAAGTGCACAGTGCTGCCTGGGCGAAAATAGGAGGCGGCAGTGAGGTCCTTTACGTCTGGCAACAATTTGAAAAGTTAAATGAGAAGCTAGGGAAACTGACGTGGAACTGAGTTTCAGTAAAACTGAGTTTCAGTATTGGTAGAAAAGTTAAATGAGAAGCTAGGGAAACTGACGTGGAACTGAGTTTCAGTGAAACTGACGTGAAACTGAGTTTCAGTATTGGTAGAAAAGTTAAATGAGAAGCTAGTGAAACTGATGTGGAACTGAGTTTCAGTATTGGTAGAAAAGTTAAATGAGAAGCTAGTGAAACTGACGTGGAACTGAGTTTCAGTATTGGTAGAAAAGTTAAATGAGAAGCTAGTGATTCTGACGTGGAACTGAGTTTCAGTATTGGTAGAAAAGTTAAATGAGAAGCTAGTGAAACTGACATGGAACTGAGTTTCAGTATTGGTAGACGCAGTACAGGTGGCAAACTACCTGAAAGGAATGCACCTTGAAACCCTGACCACTGATGGCAGCCTCAAACACTGAAAACAACTGACACGTTTTCATGAAAGCGTATTAGTGCCGTCTTTGTAGAAAATTTCATTTGTCAAATTCCTAGTATATACTTAGTACTACTAGCCTAGGCTGCAATTCAACACCAACCATTTAACACCCAATGATGCTGACCTATCTGTCATTCAACACCGACCATTTAACACCCAATGATGCTGACCTATCTGTCATTCAACACCGACCATTTAACACCCAATGATGCTGACCTGTCATTTATAGCATGTAATTAAAATGGATTGGTCTTGTATTTTATGAGTGACTTGCTCTATACCCAACAATACAGAACAAACTCTAGGCCAAATAGCGTACAAACCTGTAACTGAAACCCAAAGTCATGAAAGTGCAAAGCTCACACATATGGTGATCTCCTCTCCCTGGTACACTGTCCCTCACTGCACATTGTCAATTTTGAATATGATTTGGTTCTCAGTTTATTTTAGGAAAAGGTGAACTTGTACATGTTACATAGTTGCGGTTCAACTCTTGTAAAATACAAAGTTTGCTTGGCTTTTTGAATTGTATCTGTAACTTAATTCTTCAACATTATGCTACATAGTGTAATTTATTTGTTATATCATATTTGTGAAATTGTAAAAAACGGTTTTTCATGCATAACCATGCCTTGTTGTTACCTCGGGAAACATTTATAGTAAGCCAAAGGCAAAGAAAGGAGATTGAATACAGACCAGGACCCACAACGCCCCACTCTCTGTTTTAATCCAGGCAAGGCTATTCGAGTCTGGGGCGGAGAACCAAAACACCGACCAGATCGGATAGAAAATATTGGGACGTGTACCGTTTTTGCGCATCTTCACAAAACGTATTCAGTAAGTTGCACACACTTTCGTTTTTGTTCAGTCGCCAAACTGGGATAAGTAACTTTATGGACACGTCTAGAGTGCAATCATTCGTTCTAAACAAATGCGGGGGGGAAATCCGGCTGAGTAAATCCACAAAATCTAGATAACCAACT
Above is a window of Esox lucius isolate fEsoLuc1 chromosome 9, fEsoLuc1.pri, whole genome shotgun sequence DNA encoding:
- the LOC105031399 gene encoding zinc finger protein 431 isoform X2 is translated as MTGETETLMEEIEESLHPLTEDNLRYLCERCGMDASEFKGQNHRSLRRKLMEEMWENADSDESEEQGVAWLLQLKEDIRKIREESSVAPMSPSQSDDDKASKNNGDSPNSHSLSDGGVSSDKGPESKVFHRLYTCDLCEKSFTQSGNLKRHQRTHTREKPHVCDKCGKSFARADYLTEHKLTHTGEKPHNCDICGKGFNRPNCLAEHKLTHNGDILHRHICSDCSKSFLTPAQLKVHQRTHRGENPYRCDLCAKIFANSACLNYHRRTHTGEKPHSCDQCGKSFARAYYLTEHKRIHSGEKPHVCDTCGKGFLWPRVLAAHKLTHTGEMPYHCPDCGKSFYTPAKLKEHKRTHTVDNPYKCDLCGKIFASSGALTYHRRIHTGEKPYSCDLCGKSFASSGALTKHKRIHTGEKPYKCGMCGERYARLGSLTIHKRIHTGEKPYSCDRCGKSCRTITALNEHMRAHTGEKPFVCHICGISFTRQSNLNVHMRRHTGEKPYSCDQCGKRYAHRGDLKVHRRIHTGEKPFSCEQCGKSFPRSTYLTIHRRFHTGEKPFSCDVCGIKFAQSSSLATHKRRNHTRDKPYTCDTCGKRFAQSKTLRSHQRTHNVGDTKEMVGGRSKAGGGENNKGGDGCQTDVKGLTPHL
- the LOC105031399 gene encoding zinc finger protein 431 isoform X1; the encoded protein is MTALSLLPQANMTGETETLMEEIEESLHPLTEDNLRYLCERCGMDASEFKGQNHRSLRRKLMEEMWENADSDESEEQGVAWLLQLKEDIRKIREESSVAPMSPSQSDDDKASKNNGDSPNSHSLSDGGVSSDKGPESKVFHRLYTCDLCEKSFTQSGNLKRHQRTHTREKPHVCDKCGKSFARADYLTEHKLTHTGEKPHNCDICGKGFNRPNCLAEHKLTHNGDILHRHICSDCSKSFLTPAQLKVHQRTHRGENPYRCDLCAKIFANSACLNYHRRTHTGEKPHSCDQCGKSFARAYYLTEHKRIHSGEKPHVCDTCGKGFLWPRVLAAHKLTHTGEMPYHCPDCGKSFYTPAKLKEHKRTHTVDNPYKCDLCGKIFASSGALTYHRRIHTGEKPYSCDLCGKSFASSGALTKHKRIHTGEKPYKCGMCGERYARLGSLTIHKRIHTGEKPYSCDRCGKSCRTITALNEHMRAHTGEKPFVCHICGISFTRQSNLNVHMRRHTGEKPYSCDQCGKRYAHRGDLKVHRRIHTGEKPFSCEQCGKSFPRSTYLTIHRRFHTGEKPFSCDVCGIKFAQSSSLATHKRRNHTRDKPYTCDTCGKRFAQSKTLRSHQRTHNVGDTKEMVGGRSKAGGGENNKGGDGCQTDVKGLTPHL